In a genomic window of Chrysemys picta bellii isolate R12L10 chromosome 1, ASM1138683v2, whole genome shotgun sequence:
- the LOC103306654 gene encoding olfactory receptor 52M1-like, producing the protein MQETPFCLRVGKLLPYCMSEYNTTDFTNPSTFILQGIPGLEVAHVWISIPFCAMCVIAILGNFSILFTVKMEPSLHEPMYYFLCMLAVTDLVMYTSTLPKMLAIFWFNSRGIDFRACLTQMFFIHCILVMESGILVAMALDRYVAICHPLRHSTILTNPLVAKIGLAVVLRGCIVVLPFPFLARQWPYCRTNIIPHPYCLHIAMVNLACTDTRVSSYYGLFVQFCLMGLDGIFIGVSYTQILRAIFILPTKDARLKTLGTCGSHLFVILAFYIPGIIISLISRFAQNVPLYFHVLIANMYLLMPSMLNPIIYGVRTKQIRDRLLRLFTHKGA; encoded by the coding sequence ATGCAAGAGACACCgttctgcctcagagttggaAAACTTCTCCCCTACTGCATGTCAGAATACAACACgaccgacttcaccaacccctctaCCTTCATCCTGCAGGGAATTCCTGGCCTGGAAGTGGCCCacgtctggatctccatccccttctgcgcCATGTGCGTCATCgccatcttggggaacttttCCATCCTGTTCACTGTGAAGATGGAgccaagcctccatgagcccatgtactatttcctctgcatgctggccgtcaCTGACCTGGTCATGTATACATCCACCCTGCCCAAAATGCTGGCAATTTTCTGGTTCAATTCTAGGGGGATAGATTTCAgggcctgcctcacccagatgttcttcattCACTGCATCTTagtgatggagtctgggatcctcgtggccatggctttggatcgctacgtggccatctgccatcccctgagacattccaccatcctgacaaaccccCTGGTGGCCAAGATTGGATTGGCTGTGGTGCTGCGTGGTTGCATAGTTGTATTGCCCTTTCCCTTCCTGGCAAGGCAGTGGCcttattgcagaaccaacatcatcccccatcCTTACTGCCTGCATATAGCTATGGTGAATTTGGCCTGCACTGACACCCGTGTTAGTAGTTACTACGGCCTCTTTGTGCAATTCTGTTTGATGGGTCTGGATGGGATTTTTATAGGGGTGTCCTacacccagatcctcagggccatcttcatcCTCCCCACAAAAGATGCCCGGCTCAAGACTTTGGGGACCTGCGGCTCCCACCTTTTTGTCATTTTAGCCTTTTACATCCCAGGTATCATCATATCCCTCATTTCCAGATTTGCCCAAAATGTGCCCCTGTATTTCCACGTTCTCATTGCCAACATGTACCTCTTGATGCCCTCCATGCTtaaccccatcatctatggggtgaggaccaaacagatccgagACAGGCTGCTCAggctctttactcataaaggggcctaa